The genome window CACGTCCGACGACATGTCTTGTGCAGCGGACATGCGAGGGGAAGTCGGTTACAGGTACATACTAGGCGGTATCGTCGACCTGCGGATTCACTTTGGAAAGAGGAACGTCAGCGCGACGCGGAAGCCGATGCCTTCCGGGCCGTTCTCCGGTGCATCCGCCCAATAGCGGATGCCTGCCGTCAGGCTGATCGGCTGCTTGTCGATAGTGATCAGCTTGGCGACTGTGAAGTTGATCGGCACCGACCAGTTGTTTGTTTCCCAGTCGTAGGTGGATTCCGTGTTCAGCGAGAAGGTCCATGCGTCTTTGGTCGTGTAGGAGATGAAGGGCTGGAGGAAGGTCGAACTGACGTCCCGACGGTCACTCTGACCTGCAAACGACCAGATATGGTTGCTGAGCATGCCGTAGGTCCAGGGGCCATCCTGCTTGAGGACGACTGCGGTCGGACCCGCTCCCCATTTGCCGCTCCCGAGGAGCTCGTCCGTGGCCGTCGGAAGGAGGAACACCGGTCCTGCACCCCAGACAATGCCGCTCTCGGTCGGCTTAGAAGGGGAGAGAAAGAAGCTCTGCAACGTGTCGCCGAGACCGAACTGCGTGCCGGACGGTCCGGCGATGTCGTTCTGCCATGTGACCGGGAGGATGGTCCTTGAGATGAGGTTCCAGTCCTCATTGAGAGAGAAGGGGATGACCGGTTGGATGTTCAGCGTTGCCTTGTCGCCATCTTCGGGACCATAACCATGGTCGTAGTTGAACTGGAACGGCACGCTGATGAGCGAGGCGATCGGGTTCGACAGCTTCTTCGCGAGTTCTTCGCTCGACTGGGCGTTGACTGAGGTTGCAGAGAGACCGAGCGCCGCAGCGAACAGCATAATACAAACAGCGATGTTCTTCATTGATGCCCCAATCATTTGACCGAACCAGCCCCGACGCAGCCTTCGTTCTCAGAAGTGAAACGCTATCCCCAGGATCGGACCCTGCTGGACGACGTCGAAGACAAAGCCGTCGTTGTCGTAATCAACGCCGAGTGCGCGGTATCCCGCAACGGCCGAGATCGTGTCGGTGAACTTGTAGCCGAGCGCGAGCGCCACATCCCAGTCGAGATCCGCGCCGCCGGCGCCGACGAGACCCCATCCTGTCAGATAGATCTCCGGCGTGAAGAAGTAGTTGCCTCGGACGCCGACCAGACCGTCGACCCAGGTCGCGCTGTCATCGGCCTCGACGCCACCGAGGATCCCGCCATGGAAGGAGATGTTGGTGTCGACCGACCACACCCGGATGCCGCCGACGACATCGAGGTGTCCCGACTGGTCCTCCAGCACCGAGTAACCGACCCCGAGAAGTCCGGCGAAGGTCTTTGAGGTGACGTCGACGCTGTCGGCGAGAATGCCAAGCGGCGTATTCGCGTCTGCGCCAAGCTTGGTGTAGATGATGTCGCCGAAGACGCTGAACCGGTCGTAACGCGCTTCACCGGCGGCCATGAAGGCGAAATCGAGGTTCTGCAGGATGTCGCCGAAATCGGAGTCGATATGAACCTCCGGCAATCCGAACTGTGCAATGTCTCCGGAAATCCCTGCCATCCAGAAATACGGTGCGACCGTGAATGTCCAACCGCTCGGGCTCTCGACTACTTTTGCATCGGGTGTTAGCGGCGTGATATCGGCTGCTTGGAGGGATGTCGACAATCCCAGGCCCGCGCACACGATCGCGGCCTGTAGCAAGATAGACTTCATGATCAACTCCCCTTCATCGGCGATGGACATGCCCCTGATGTCCAGCCTTCGATTCTCTCCTGCACAATCTGTCAGAATATAAGCAAATGCTAAGTAACGTACGGTTACAATTGGTTGCAAACCGTGTGTCGTGCACCAGTGCTCGCACTATCGTTTGCAAGCTTGCGGGCGACGCCCGACTTCGCAGGCGGTTGCGGCCGTGCGAGCTGGCTGGCTCTTGCTTGCCAGCGCGCCCACGTGGTCTGCATAGTTGTCTCGGCTATTCTGGTCGACGGCAGCGACGGGCGCGGTCAGGATCAAGCCGGCGGCATGGCCCGCCGCCGCCGCGGTTCCGATCGTTGCATCCAAGATATGATCGCCCAGACCCACCCTGCTGTCTGTCAATGTCTGGCCCTCGGAGATACGCGAGCCGATGAGGCGGACGATTTCGGGTGACTCGGCGAACTTGGTGTGGTGCAGCCTGTCGCCCTGTTTGACCTTAGTGAGGTCGATCACGTTGATCCTGTTGATCTCCAGTTCCTCCTTGTACGGGGCCTGTTCAGGGTCGATCGCACCAAGCCGCGACACATCTCCCCAGACCCGGCGCGATACTGCGAGGGCTCGATCGTCGCGCGACACAAAGAGAGTGAACTGCGGGTGCTGTTTGCCCATATCGACGATCTGCTGGCTGAACACGTCGACATCGACATCGGGAGCCGCCAGAATGACGTTCTTGAATTTTGCAGGCAGCCGGCCGTTGCGGATCGCCATCTGGCGCAGCGATTCCAGTGTCAGCCAGTTGCCCATCGAATGGGCGAGAATGGACACCTCCTTCACTTCCCTGTCCTGGGCCAGATACTGAAAGAGCCGTTCGAGGGCATTGCGTGTGTAATTGGTGCTCTCGCGGTCATATCCGTAGGCAAGCAGGCTGCCACGTGAGGGCCATGTCACCAGCACAGGCGCGCTGTGGACGCCGGAGTCGTGGACGACCTGGGCGAAGCGGTAGACGGAGTCTTCGAAACGGGTGTTAAACCCGTGAATGAAGACAAGCACGCTTCCGTCAGGGGTTTTGCGGACACTGGTGTTGAGCCAGGCCTTGGCCGCTGCCTCGTCGATCTCTTGCGCCTTCAATGTCGCGAAATCGGTGGCCGGATTGGAAGGCAGCCTTCTCGGCCAGGCGACTTCGCCGACCTTGCGGACGCTGTTCGGGGGAATGGATACGGTGATATCGGCGAATGCGGGTTTCAAGGCGCGTTCGCCGGTGAACATCTCGCCGGGAATCGCCGAGCGGCTGCGTGTCGTCGCAATCAGCATGTTGACCTTCGTGGACTTCACCGACGTATCCGCGACCGGGGTCAGGACACCTTTCGGATGCCCGCCGCATCCATTCAACACGATGATCAAGACGCACAGAAGAACCCGGTGAAGACATCCGCTAACTTTCAACCCTATTTCAACTCTGTTTTTGCTTCCCACCGAGTTCCCTCATACTAGCGCTTGTCGAATGCGTTCTCTGTGCCGTTTTCCTCACAATAGTAGACGTCGCCGACAGCGCCGCACCGGACCTTGCGGCAAGCTGCGGCTGTCCCTTTACTGTGCCTTCGTCATCGCCGGCTGCTTCCACGTGCCGTCGAGCGCTGCTTCCTTCGGCGAGTAGAGGCGCATGATCGAGGAGAAAGGTCCCTTGGGCGCAGGCAGCCAGTTCGACTCCTTGTCTTTGCCCGGCGACCCGTTCTGCACATAGAAAGTCAGGCCGCCATCGGCATCCTTCACGAATTGCGGCAGCATCGGTGAGTTGAGCAGGTAGCGGTGGATCGGGTTGGCGACGAGCAGGCTCTGAGGTTGGTCATACATCGTCAGCGACCAGAACGCGTTGACCGGCGGCAATTGCCCCGGCGCAAAGTGCAAGGTGTAGCGATTGGCCCCGTCTAGCTTCTGCTTCGCTTCATCCACGTAATAGACCGGATATATCGCCTCTTGCTTCGAATTTCCGTAGATGCCGAGTACGGCCGCGGCCATGCGGTACAGGTAGTTGTTCTTCAGGTATTCCCGCGTGCCGAAGACATCGCCGGAGGTTATCTTCCCCGCGGCAAATTCCTTCTCCATGTCGGCGAAGTCAGTCCAGGCGTCGGCCATGCCCTGCTCGATGGCGGTTTTGATTTCGGGCGAGAGTGCGCTCGCGTCAAAGGTCTTCCCTGCGCCAATCCCGATCTTGGCGAAACGCGCCATCAGTTCGGTCTCGGAAGGATCGGTCGGACAGAACTGCAAGGTGAAGTTCAGGATGTTGAAAAACTCGAGCGACGTCTTCTCCTCGTCCGGCGTCAGCGGCTTGATGAAATCAATCGCCGGCGCGGCTGCCGGTGCAGGCTGACCGAGGAAAGCCGACAACGGCTCCACCTTGTAGCCGGCCTGGACTTTCTTGACGTTGTCGAGGTCTTCGGGGTTGAAGAGCTGGGTGCGATAGGCCGCGAACACGAACTCTGTCTCGGAGCGGATTACGTCCTTCACCCCTTCCGGCTTTTCGCCCTTCCAATTCGGGCCTGCGAGCAGGAAGCTGCCGCCATCATTGCCGGTCGTGCGGGTGCCGGCATAGGCAAAGTTGAACGTGTAGGCGTCGATGAACTGGATGCTGAAATAGCGCTCTTTTTCAATATGCGGCACGGTCAGCACGAGCGGTTCGGCCCGCAGATCCGCGCCGAGCCACGAGTAGGGTGTATCGGAGTTCGGCGTCTGGATCGCTGTATCCGCCGGCGTGTAGACGCGCGGAGTGTTGACCAAAGTGTTCCAGGGCGCCTTGTATTCGGGATTCTTGCTGTCTTCGAAATAGGCGTACTGGATGCGGTAGTGGTCCACCATCGGGAAGCCGTAGATATAGGCCTCCTTGGCGATAGCGCGGGCTTCTGCCGCCGTCACGTCTTGAGCCTGGACGCTGGTGGTAGCTGAGGCCAAACCACCGGCAAGTGCCAGGGCCATCATTGCCATGCGTAACATTGGGATGATCCTCCTCGGTGTACTGGCGTCTATTCCGCGAGACAATTTCCAGCCTCGCAATCACTGCATCTTGGTTATCGGCGGCTGCTTCCATGTGCCGTCGAGCGCTGCTTCCTTCGGCCAATAGAGGCGCATGAAAGCGATGAAAGGACCTTTGGGAGCCGGCAGCCAGTTCGGCTCCTTGTCTTTGCCGGGGGATTCATTCTGGACATAGAGCGTAACGCCGCCATCGGCGTCCTTCACCAATTGCGGCAGCATCGGCGAGTTGATCAGGTAGCGGTCGATCGGATTGGCAACGAGGAAGCTGCCGGGCAGCTCGTACATCGTCAGCGACCAGAAGGCGTTGACCGGCGGTAGCTCGCCCGAGGCAAAGTGGACGGTGTACTTGTTAATGCCATCGAGCTTCTGACCCGTCGCATCGACGGAATACACGGGATACATTGCCTCCTGCTTTGCATTGCCCCCAATGCCGAGTACCGCGCCGGCCATCCGGTACAAATAATTGTTCTTGAGAAATTCGCGCGTGCCGAACACGTCGCCCATCGTCACCTTTCCCGTATTGATTTCCGTTTTCTGCAAATTGGCGAGATCGGCCCAGGCGTCGGCCATTCCCTGTTCGATGGCGGTTTTCATTTCGGGCGAGAGCGTGCTCGCGTCAAAGGTCTTTCCTGCGCCGATCCCGATCTTGGCGAACCGAGCCATCAGTTCGGTTTCGGATGGAATGGCCGGGCCGAATTGAAGTACGAAATTCAAGGTGTTGAAAAACTCAAGCGAGGCCTTCTCTTCTTCCGTGGTCGGCGGCTTGATGAAATTGGTCGATGCAGCTGGAGGCGCGGGCTGGCCGAGAAACGCCGACAGTGGCTCCGCCTTGTAACCGGCCTGGACTTTCTTCACGTTGTCGATGTCTTCCGGATTGAACAGCTGCGTGCGGTAGACGCCCCATGCCAAATTGGTGTCCGAACGGAACACTTTCTTGACGCCCGCAGGCGTTTCGCCTTTCCAGCCCGGCCCGGCGATGAGGTAGCTGCCTCCGCCGTTACCTGTCGTACGGCTGCCGATATAATCAATGATGTAAGTATACCCATCGATCAGCTGGATGGTGAAATAGCGTTTCTCGTCGATGACCGGCATGGTCAGCACCATGGGTTCGGCGCGCAGGTCCATACCGAGCCACGAATATGGCGTGTCCGAATTTGGTGACGGGAACGCTCTGTCGGCCGGCGTGTATACGCGCAGTGTGTTGACGAGATGGTTCCACGGCGCCTTGTACTCGGGATTGGTGGCGTCGACGAAGTACTGGTACTGAACCCGGTAGCTGTCGACCATCGGGAAGCCGTAGATATAGGCCTCCTTGGCGATGGCGCGGGCTTCCTCGGGTGTGGCGCTGGCCTGTGCCCTCGCGGTGCTGAAACGGAGCGCTGGCGACAGGGCAATTCCGGACGCAAAGAGTCTTCGTGTAATGGCTGGCATAACTGGATCCCCCCACAATGCTGATGTTGAATGCGTCAGGCGAATTAGCGGACCGCGGAACCGAAGGACTACTGGGAGAGGGCGCTGGCCTCTCAGATCGCGTCGGTAAAATTGATAGACGCGTGCAACTGTTCTTATAAATATTAGCAAAACATAATATCATACGCGCTACAAGTGCGTAACGGTAACATTAGGGACTCCCGGCAGGCCGATCCCTGAATGTCGCAAGGACCGGCCCAGCCAATGCTTGGCCCGGCTGTTATTTCATCAGCTCGATTTCTCCCGGCTGCCAAATCGTGCGGCGGAAATACTTCGCCGATCTAAAACGCCTATTTCGGGTTAATCGCCTGTCGCAACTGCCCGATGAGACCTGAGATCTGCTGGTCGTGCGGCCTCAGTCGTGCCAGGACCTCTGCGTATTTCAATGCATCCGGCAAGCGTTGAAGCTTGAGACTGTATTGGAGAGCCAGGCCTATAATGTCTGCATCATCACCATGCGCCGCCCAGCGGTCCAGATTGTCCAGGGAGTCCTCGGTCCTGCCAACGGAATCGAGAGCGACCGCAAGTGTAGTCTTGTAGCGCGAGCTTGCAGGATCCAGCCGTACCGCTTCTTCGAGTTCCTTGATCGCATCAGCCATCGCTTTTTTGCGCACCAAGGATAAAGCATGCCCGTAACGCAGGTCTGCGTGTTCAGGCGAGATCGAGATCGCTTCCCGATAAGTTTGTTCGGAATTGTCGTTTTGTCCGGTCGCCCGATAAAACTCCGCAAGATTGGCGCGCGAGCCTTCCAGGGTGGGATCGAGAGAAATAGCTCGCCGGAAGGCGGCTTCGGCATCGGCTGTACGCTGTTGGCCGAATAGGAAGAAGCCATAGTTACTTTGCGTTTCCGCCACGTCAGCGTTCGTTTCGACATAGGCCCGCAAGTCTTCGACAGCTTTTTCAAAGCGGCGTCGCTGATCGCCAAGGAGATCCATGGGCGTGCTTCCGAGGGCAGTCACTGCTGCCACGCGCACGGCCCGCGTTTCATCGCCAAGCAGATCGCCGATCGCCTCCAGCCTGTGCTCCGGGGGGATGTTGCCGGCGGCTTCAGCGGCGCCCAGCCTGACGAGCGGATCAGCATCCTGCGAAGCTGCTCGAACGTCGGCGGTGACATCCGTTCCGCCGATCCGGCTCATTCTGGCTATCGCGCTGCCTCTGACGATCCCTGCCTGGTCGTGGTCGTCGACGAGCTTGCGGAGTGCCGCCATCGCAGCCTGATCACCATTCGTGGTTTCGGCGAAAGCATGGGCGATCGTCGGACGTCTGCGCCACTCGGTTCCATACCATTGGTCCATGCTCTCTGCTGCCCAGGCATTGTCCTTGCCCGCATGGCAGGTGGTGCACGCATTCGGCGTTCCGAAGTTCGCAGACAGATCGGGTCGAGGAATGACGAACGAATGGTCGCGTCTTGGATCGACCTTCATGTATGTGCGTTCCGGCATGTGGCAGTTGGCACATTGTGCTCCGGCCGAGCCGACCGGATGGTGGGTGTGGCTCGGCCCGTCGAACAGGCCGCTTGGATCCTGCTTGACGAAGCGCTCCGGCTTCGTTTGCGTATGGCATTGCGTGCATAGCGCATTGCCCTCGGCCTTCAGGCGGGCATCGTGCGGCCGATGGCAGTCGATACATGTCACCCCCGCCCTTGCCATTTTGCTTTGCTGAAACGAGCCATACTCGAACACCTCGTCGAGGATCTGCCCATCGGGGAAATAAAGATCCTGTCGGAGCAGCGCAGGAGAGAAGTAGTCGAGAAACGGCTTTCCCGGCTCATAGCCGCCCGAGAGTTTGGCGCGCCTGGAATGGCAGGCAAAGCAGATACTCGCATCGACTTTCGGCAAGCCGAAGTCTGGCTTGGAGGAAGACACTTCCTCGGATTTTGCCCACTCGACATGGTTGGCGGCTGGGCCGTGACAAGACTGACAACCGATGCTGGTGGCGACATAGGTCGAATTGTATTCGTTCGTCGCCGGTTGAAAGTTGGCTTGAGGATCGGTCGAATGGCAGTCAATACAGGTGCGGTTCCAGCGGTAGAATGGACCCGTCCAATGATACGTCGAGCCCGCTTTGGCTGCTGCGCCATTGCCGAGCCAGAACCACCTGTGTTTGGCTGTATCCCAGGCGACGTCGAGAGCCTGCAGTCGTCCTCCTCCCATATCAACGAGGTATTGTTGAAGAGGCTCATAGGCGAAGGTGTATTTGACTTCGAACTCAGTTTCCTTGCCGTCTGGACCTTCAGCTCTGACGAAGAAGCGGCCGTCACGACGGGAGAAAGTCGTAGCAACGCCGTCATGTTCAAACCGAGTATTGAAATTTGCCCGGACAGTCTTCTCGTCGGCTATAGCCATGGCGTTTGCGTGGTGGGATTTCGCGAAAGCGGTCGCTTGATCACCATGGCAGGACGCGCAAGTCTCTTCGTCTGCGAAACCCTGGTGACTCGATATCCGGGAATCTGGAACGGGTGTCGAGAAGCTGTCGGCAGCC of Rhizobium sp. BT04 contains these proteins:
- a CDS encoding transporter, producing MKNIAVCIMLFAAALGLSATSVNAQSSEELAKKLSNPIASLISVPFQFNYDHGYGPEDGDKATLNIQPVIPFSLNEDWNLISRTILPVTWQNDIAGPSGTQFGLGDTLQSFFLSPSKPTESGIVWGAGPVFLLPTATDELLGSGKWGAGPTAVVLKQDGPWTYGMLSNHIWSFAGQSDRRDVSSTFLQPFISYTTKDAWTFSLNTESTYDWETNNWSVPINFTVAKLITIDKQPISLTAGIRYWADAPENGPEGIGFRVALTFLFPK
- a CDS encoding alpha/beta hydrolase; protein product: MVLNGCGGHPKGVLTPVADTSVKSTKVNMLIATTRSRSAIPGEMFTGERALKPAFADITVSIPPNSVRKVGEVAWPRRLPSNPATDFATLKAQEIDEAAAKAWLNTSVRKTPDGSVLVFIHGFNTRFEDSVYRFAQVVHDSGVHSAPVLVTWPSRGSLLAYGYDRESTNYTRNALERLFQYLAQDREVKEVSILAHSMGNWLTLESLRQMAIRNGRLPAKFKNVILAAPDVDVDVFSQQIVDMGKQHPQFTLFVSRDDRALAVSRRVWGDVSRLGAIDPEQAPYKEELEINRINVIDLTKVKQGDRLHHTKFAESPEIVRLIGSRISEGQTLTDSRVGLGDHILDATIGTAAAAGHAAGLILTAPVAAVDQNSRDNYADHVGALASKSQPARTAATACEVGRRPQACKR
- a CDS encoding DUF1254 domain-containing protein, translated to MAMMALALAGGLASATTSVQAQDVTAAEARAIAKEAYIYGFPMVDHYRIQYAYFEDSKNPEYKAPWNTLVNTPRVYTPADTAIQTPNSDTPYSWLGADLRAEPLVLTVPHIEKERYFSIQFIDAYTFNFAYAGTRTTGNDGGSFLLAGPNWKGEKPEGVKDVIRSETEFVFAAYRTQLFNPEDLDNVKKVQAGYKVEPLSAFLGQPAPAAAPAIDFIKPLTPDEEKTSLEFFNILNFTLQFCPTDPSETELMARFAKIGIGAGKTFDASALSPEIKTAIEQGMADAWTDFADMEKEFAAGKITSGDVFGTREYLKNNYLYRMAAAVLGIYGNSKQEAIYPVYYVDEAKQKLDGANRYTLHFAPGQLPPVNAFWSLTMYDQPQSLLVANPIHRYLLNSPMLPQFVKDADGGLTFYVQNGSPGKDKESNWLPAPKGPFSSIMRLYSPKEAALDGTWKQPAMTKAQ
- a CDS encoding DUF1254 domain-containing protein, whose protein sequence is MPAITRRLFASGIALSPALRFSTARAQASATPEEARAIAKEAYIYGFPMVDSYRVQYQYFVDATNPEYKAPWNHLVNTLRVYTPADRAFPSPNSDTPYSWLGMDLRAEPMVLTMPVIDEKRYFTIQLIDGYTYIIDYIGSRTTGNGGGSYLIAGPGWKGETPAGVKKVFRSDTNLAWGVYRTQLFNPEDIDNVKKVQAGYKAEPLSAFLGQPAPPAASTNFIKPPTTEEEKASLEFFNTLNFVLQFGPAIPSETELMARFAKIGIGAGKTFDASTLSPEMKTAIEQGMADAWADLANLQKTEINTGKVTMGDVFGTREFLKNNYLYRMAGAVLGIGGNAKQEAMYPVYSVDATGQKLDGINKYTVHFASGELPPVNAFWSLTMYELPGSFLVANPIDRYLINSPMLPQLVKDADGGVTLYVQNESPGKDKEPNWLPAPKGPFIAFMRLYWPKEAALDGTWKQPPITKMQ
- a CDS encoding HEAT repeat domain-containing protein, with translation MAATVRSTGVLLFLLLGFAGRSLAADSFSTPVPDSRISSHQGFADEETCASCHGDQATAFAKSHHANAMAIADEKTVRANFNTRFEHDGVATTFSRRDGRFFVRAEGPDGKETEFEVKYTFAYEPLQQYLVDMGGGRLQALDVAWDTAKHRWFWLGNGAAAKAGSTYHWTGPFYRWNRTCIDCHSTDPQANFQPATNEYNSTYVATSIGCQSCHGPAANHVEWAKSEEVSSSKPDFGLPKVDASICFACHSRRAKLSGGYEPGKPFLDYFSPALLRQDLYFPDGQILDEVFEYGSFQQSKMARAGVTCIDCHRPHDARLKAEGNALCTQCHTQTKPERFVKQDPSGLFDGPSHTHHPVGSAGAQCANCHMPERTYMKVDPRRDHSFVIPRPDLSANFGTPNACTTCHAGKDNAWAAESMDQWYGTEWRRRPTIAHAFAETTNGDQAAMAALRKLVDDHDQAGIVRGSAIARMSRIGGTDVTADVRAASQDADPLVRLGAAEAAGNIPPEHRLEAIGDLLGDETRAVRVAAVTALGSTPMDLLGDQRRRFEKAVEDLRAYVETNADVAETQSNYGFFLFGQQRTADAEAAFRRAISLDPTLEGSRANLAEFYRATGQNDNSEQTYREAISISPEHADLRYGHALSLVRKKAMADAIKELEEAVRLDPASSRYKTTLAVALDSVGRTEDSLDNLDRWAAHGDDADIIGLALQYSLKLQRLPDALKYAEVLARLRPHDQQISGLIGQLRQAINPK